Genomic DNA from Hordeum vulgare subsp. vulgare chromosome 2H, MorexV3_pseudomolecules_assembly, whole genome shotgun sequence:
GTACCCTGGGTCACCTTATAAAGGGGTGGCCTAAATTTACTGTGGGTCATAATGGATGGGGAACCGTGTGGCCTAACTTTACTATTGGAGGTGACCGGTGCGCAGTGATGCAGGCTGCAACGTCCTCCCGTCTCGTCTGATGGGACGTTGCATCTGTACTCGCTGGGCTCCACCCGGACAGGTTCTAGGCGGCCCTGCTCCAGCCGGCCAGGGTTCCAGCTAGCCAGGTTCCAGTCAGACAATCTCCAGTCGGACAGTCTCCAGCCGTCTAGGGTTCTAGCCGACCAGGGTTCCAGCCAGTCGGTCTTCTGTCTTTACTTCGTTTTATTGTCTGTGTTGATTCGTGGGGTATGTCGTATCGGGGATAACTCCCTCGATGTTTTTTGAAATGTTGTATCATCTTCTTTAGCCTATCCGGGgtcatccccccgacagtagcctCTGAGGCTCCGCGGGACTCGAAGAGTCGGGCGGAAGCTATTGGTAGTTGTTGTAGAAAATGGCAGTGTTGAAACACGGCGTGGCACGGACGAGGAGTCACAAGGCCGGAGTTCAAATCTTCTTTCCATGCCCGCTACATTCCTTAGGGAATCATGGACTAGATGGAAAGTGAGTTCTGCAACCTCGTCGAGGGCAATAAAACGTTGGATGCTTATCAgtgggaatttctggacttatcacgctatgctgaagaagatatTGCAACTGATGCTCGCAGACAAGAGAAGTTCTGTGATGGCCTCCACCCTCACATCAAGCTGACGCTCCTTGTTCAGGACTACCCTGATTTCGCCACCTTGGTGAAGAAGGCTATTTAGGTTGAAATTGGTTTGTAGGAATACAAGGATGGCAATAAGCGCAACTGTGACATGGGCTCATTTGCACAGAAGCGGAAAATCTGGATTCCCCACAACATGGACcttgcacctgctcctgctccaagGTCGTCATATGCTGcaactcgtctgcctcctccaccacctaggtagCCGAGGCTTCTAGCTCCACCATCCCGAGCTCCACGTTCCTGTCCTGGGGACGAGTTATGCTTCAAgcatggccgtccaggtcaccttgCCAAAGAATgaaggcagaatcagaatcatcTAGCACTTCCCTCAACTGGTTGTGGTAACAATCAGAACCGCAACAATAATGCCAagtctgcttatgttcgtggtgagGCTAACAACGTTGAGATGAGTGAAGCTCAAGACCATCCTGATGCCATGATGGGTACACTTCATGTTAACTCAGAACCAGCTTTTGTATTGTTTGATATaggagcatcacattccttcATGTTAGCAaaaattgcattcatgcatggcattaaatacgaagagatgaacatcttaATAGTGGTAGACACCCCCGCGGGCCAATGTAGAACCTCCATGGTTTGGCACGATGCCcctgttgaaattgaaggattagcatTCCTTCCCGTTCCCATACTGCTGAAAGTCTTCCAATATTGACCTTATTCTGGGAATGGGCTGGTTGAAGGCTCATACGGcttcaatcgtttgtgccaccaagaccgtccatctcctacacccttcaaatgaaataataagctaccatgctcatctcattCGAGATGCTGAAGctcggctatatgccttgaattcATCAAATGTGTCACCTCTTcaggggattgaaaacattccagttgtCCCTGACtgtccggatgtctttccagaagaactcccAGGAATTCCCCATGTGAAAGTTGTTGAGTTTgtcagataatataccacatctgaatcataaacCAGACGAGGGCCGACAGGGACGGgtatcaaaaccatggcactgtatatataacaaaaaatcttacaagtaactatctaaatcatacaaattatatattttttcacaaaaaggataagaacaagaggctcaccaaggtggtgccaGCGACGGGACGGCGCGGGtgatcgacaacggtgaggacggggacggcaAGGCACTAAGTagaccacacctacacatatgcaaactaagaagttaatttgagctcagattgcatataaatcaaataaaactTTTagataattactcccaaactaaaacccacaaatcactatacttatagagcatgaaACCAGCTAAACTAGcaataaaaaatgaaaaggatgaggttgctaaccttttagaacattTGGATAGATGAGGTGCCTTCAATCTTGACAAATCTTGGCAAAAATAGAGGATCAACTCGATCTTGGGGAAGGAAACTGAGAGGAGAGAAAGCTTGGACTCGGGCTGGAAGAAGCAGGGCTTTATATAGGGAAGACTTGAGTCCTGGTTTGTATCACCaacagggactaaaggtctatcttTAGTCCCAATTTatgataccaaccgggactaaaggggctcgcAGGGGCCCAGTTTGtcgcaacccctttagtcccgattggtatcACCAAGCAGGACTAAGTAGACCACACCtccacatatgcaaactaagttaatttgagctcaaattgcatataaatcaaataaaactCTCACATAATTACTCttaaactaaaacccacaaatcactagacttatagagcatgaaacAAGCTAATTaaactagcaatgagagatgaaaggatgaagttgctaaccttttagaacacgtGGATAGATGGGGTGCCTTCAATCTTGACAAATCTTAGCAAAAATGGAGGATCAACTCGATCTTGGGGAAGGAAACTGAGAGGAGAGAAAGCTTGGACTCTGGTGGAAGAAGTAGAGCTTTATatgaactttagtcccggtttgtatctcCTCGTAGTCTGCCAGCTTGAATAAAACCAAAATTGTAATACGAAATGTATTGAACAAAAATATATCTTACAAATTAGTATTGAGTTTGTTTTTTCTTGCAGAAAGCATGTAGTATATCTATAAAAGGTAGTATGAAGTATACACGGAAAATACACTATAGACTACGTAGTACTACATTTTCATGCGTACATATATATAGCATGTGATTTGGATCAAGCACAATCGTCTTCCCCCTATGCATGCTTGCAGCTTTGCTTAGGTAGTCCATTTTCTCCCGCTACTCTCGAGTACCTCTAACGTTTCATCACGGAGTTCGATCGTCATGGTAGCACGATCTTGTGCAGTTGCCGGCACTGATGACGGCGGCAATACCCCCACCGGCACCGCAGAAACTGACGCCATCGACGTAGTCAACGACTTGCCCGCCAAAAAAAGGACGTAGTCGACGGCCCATATGAACATCACCATGTCAACCCGGCGGCGGTGGAGGCAGTCACATCCGGCCGTACGTCGTGTCGTTGTGTCGTCCGTCTAATCCTTGTGCATGTCGTCGCCTCAACGTCGTTCATGAATAAGCGGTTGAGGACTAGAACCTGCTACTAATCTACTTCATGCATGCGTGGTGAAGATGTGCTACAAACCTGAGATACAACGCTCAATGTCGTCGCTGTCGGCGGCTGCATGCGTTCTTTCATGGTCTCGCCGGTGGCAGAAAATGCTCGGGAGGATGCCGATCTGTGGTCACCAGCCGCCCCAGCCGATGACGAAGGATGGCCCAGGCAAAGATTGAACGCTTAAATTGAAATCGGCATTTTCTGTTTTGGTTTGAATAAGAAATAGGGCAGTATGACCACGTGACACATATGGTAAGCAatctaaataattcaaaaaaagaaaacaggacAGTATGTGTTGATTAGGTACTGCAACAAGTTTGTGACAAGTACTGGGACGGTATTGGTACCGTCTTAGTACACTTCGTGAGTTTGAGGATCGTTTTGAACGTACCCAACAAGTTCAGGAGCAAAGATGCATTTTACTCCTTTTCATATATGTTTCTAATAGTATTTATTTCCGGATTTATTTTCGGTGGTTTTATATTAATTTCGCTTATGTAAGAAAAATATGAAAACAAATATGATAGGTCAAAACATATGAGCAGTAGTTATATATTATCAGCTACAAATCCCACAAAAATAGGATAACGCCGCTGGATTTTTAATCAGACTGATAGAACCCGTTTATTTTCAGAACTTCAGATGTGATGGACAGCAACAAGGGTGGGGTAACTACCACCAGGTGGTAGGATATATGTACACATTATAATGTTACGTAGACATTAAGTtctatttactccctccgttcctaaatataagtctttgtagagatttcactagtgaactacatacggatgtatatagacatactttagagtgtacattcaatcattttgcttcgtatatagacatctagtgaaattgcttaaaggacttatatttaggaacgtagGGAGTAGTATTGTAACTGTTGATGGTTATTATTACCAACTTTGGTCTCCGTTTGGTTTCGGAGAAATTTATAGGCCTTTCCAGAGCCAGAGGGGGTACAATGTACTCTATGAAAAACAACAGCTAGCTATCTGACATGCCTGCTAGCTGAAAAATTCGGGAGCCATGTTTCCAGTTCCTCTGCTTTTACCAGCCTTCTGCCTTCTTTCCGTCGCATGCCTCCGTTCCGGCCACCAGCGCCCTTCTTCGCTTTTCCTCCTTTGGGGGAGTCTCCACTACCCATCCTTCTTCCCTGAACCGGCCCGCTAGACCTGTTGTCCATCTGTGGATCCACCAATACCTTCACATTACAATCCATGGACCCTTCGCAGGGCCCATCATCTCTTATTATCAATCCTTCTTCGGACTAATGATCATGTAAACTAGGCTCGATATTACCTCTGTATTGCCATAGGGATTGGTACGCTTTGCATGTTTGCTCGGACGTTTGACTTCTCCACACTTTTCAGTCCCAAAGGGCACCTGAGCTTCATCAAGAATCCCCTTGACCTGAGCGCCATACCTGGTTGTTGCTACGTATCAGTAGGGTTTACAGTAATTCTTGAAAATGATATGAAGTTATAACTGTTTACTGTATTATTTGTGGTTGTAGGTGTCCAAAAATTTACCTCTGTTGTTCTTGATCATAATCCATTTCCTCACCAGAGTCCTCAAGAGCCTGAGTTTCTTCGTTCTCACTGTTTCTAATGTCTTCTTCCAAATCAAGCAGTGGTGACTCAGCAGCATGAAGTTCTTTTTCGCCCTATAAAAAGCACAAACACAAATCATATATATCACTGAGCTCACTAGCGCAAAAATACTTAAACAAGTACTACTGGAAGCTAAAAAAGGCATGTCCTACTGGCAAGATAACATAAAAATATCATGATAGAACAAGATTTACTTCCCGAACTGTGTTTCACTACAGCAAACAGATCCGAGAGAAAAAAGACCGTATCTTCACGGACGAAATCTGGTCTGTCCATTATTGTCGTGCGATGAGATGCATTGAATGGTGTGGGGCTCAGCGCTAGACCACGTAATACAATCACCCACAAGGATCGGATGACGGATGTTCTGAGGCGTGGGGCAGGTAACTGCAGAAACAGGGCAGCCGTCAGCCTGATGGAGTTAAGCTGTGGCTTGGACGTCCACCGGCGACCTGATCCGTGGATCAGAAAAAATGCTTTTTGGTTTGTCTGGGTGGCATTTGTAGTAAGTATGAGGGGTGGTGGTTGAACTTGACCCATTGTGCACATGCAGCAGATCtattttctcccaaatacctgcgcCACCGCGACTTGGACCCCCGCCGCCATGAGAAAGAGCAGAACAAATCTGAGAGATGGAGTTCCTGGTGCAGCCAATAAAAAGGTAATTACCAAAGCTATGTCTCCTGGCGTAATTTTCTTGATGGCATTTGCTTCCAAGAGGCACGAAACCTGTGCCGATCTTTTGGGTGGTCGTATCGACGGTGCTCGAGGAGCTGAATGGCAGCAAAATCTTGTTGCTGCCTTTGCATTACCCAGTCCGACTTGAGGAAGGTGGCTACCTTGAGACACAGGTGGAGGAACGCAGCGCGCAAGCTCAGATTTGTGCTGCATATGCCGTGGCGGGGGTGCAAAGAGAAGGGTCACCACAGGCATCAGAGCTCTCTCCGGGAAGATCAGCTCACAAGCTCCAGGCTGAGCGAAGAGGTATGTAAGCATAGTATTTTGGAAAATGAATGCCTACAATTAGAACCGTATACATGATCTGTACAATCTGTTGTTAGTGAATAGGATTTGGCAACCATAGTATTTTGTAAAATGGCTGCCCATTTGTATAGAGTATGGAATTAATGGGGAATGTTGCGCAGGTGTTCCACGAGCACAGCGCAATGTTGCCATTGGATGTAATATTGAAAACCTTTTCACAGCAGTGGCATTCTCACAGGAGTGGATCTTGCTGTGCGGAGTAAGGATAGATGCTGCTGCTCCTGGGAGGACGCTTTGCCCGAATTATGCGTCCGCACTGGAAAAAACAATTAGGTGCTTCGCTAAAGATCCTGGTGAGGATGTGACTGTGCCAACACTGGGAACAAGCTTCGACTCATTGTGGGAAGCAAATGATTTCTATAATTTGTACTCATTGGAGAATATGTTCGGTATCAGGTATGGCAAGAGCAAGTTAAATGTCGACAGAACAAAATGCATGCAAGAGATAGTCTGTGGATGCATGGTAAGTTGGGACTACGAAGTGCATGATTTAATTTTCACTGATCCATAGACAATACTGAAATGATAATAGCAATATGGTATGTTGGTGGTCCATGCAGGGGAAAGCAATTGTTGAGAACACAAGGTCATGTAGATTCTAGTGTCCAGCTCTAGTTAGGCTGATCCGATCGAAAGACAATGGATGGTACATAGCGGAGCACCATGAGGAGCACAACTACTCGGTGACGCCAGATTTTGGGTAGAGAATAAACTGGCTGTCACACAAACACATAGATGTTTACAGCAGGATTTAGCAATGTAATTAAGGCAAAACAATGTAAAATTTTCAAAGGTATATAACATCACAGTTGTAGGTTCTTTGAGTCAATGGAGAATGTACCCTTCACAAAGCGTGCAATTCGAAATTTATGTGGGAAAATTAGCCGAGAACAAGCTGAAGATGATTTAGGAATACAATGGAGGTCTTTGCCAAACTAGGCTCTAAGGAACGACACTTCACTTATCGTGTGCAAGCTGATACTGAGGGCAGGATTAGTACACTGATGTGGGAGAATAGTAGCAGTAGACTGCAGTACAGTTTTTTGGGGGTTGTAGTGACCTTGGACACGACTTACAGAACTAATCTGTACGACATGCCTTCAGGTATCAAACACGGATGTATTGGTCCAGGGTAGATCAGTAGATAGGGTGTATTAAGGACAATCCGGTTGTGTTGTGGCATGATAACTAGCTATGATGTAACTATGAATAATTTGGAAACCATGAACATTTTCTCGGTATTGTGTTGCTGGTGATTGATTTGCATAGGCAGTACACCAAACCTTGTCAGTATTGTTGTGGTTGCCTTGTGAGAATTCTAGCtgtgaaataggaaaaatggggTACACCTCGTCCAGCAGGCTGGTTGGGTGATGTGAATTGTAATGGTTTAGCAAGCATTTAAGATTACTCTAGTGCCATGTGTCTCAAGGAGGTGTTCCAGTGGCATGTCGTCCATAACTGGGTCAATTTCAAGGAGCAATGACGATGGTGGTTCTCTTCTTTTTAGGGGTTCTAATACTCTGTTTTGGGTGAAGGTTGCTATGTCTCATGGTTCTGAATCATCTGTGAACCAAGCATTGGGGGAAGAAAGGGAGTCAAGTTCGGTGTCCGTGCTATCGTATATATCATTGAAGGTAGTTTAGCTTCAGTAGTTGGCTTGAGGGAGTACATGTTGCAAACCTATGATTTATCATGGCTTCAGGATTCAGTTGCTGAGGAAGTACAATGTTTCAAGCCTATGATTTTTTACAAGCTTGTGCACTCGAGGTTTAGCTTCAGTATGTTAATTCAGTCATTTACAAGCCTATGATTTTCTTTCGGGTGTTTACAAGCCTATGATGACAAGAGAACCTACAACCGGACTGGGCAAATCCAGTGGATGTGTCCGCGGATAGTGACAGGTCACCCCTAAAAAGTCCGTGTCCGCGATCAATCTCCCTAAAAAAAATTCTCAAATTCATAGTAGTCTGGTGCAACGTTAAATTTACACACCtagttgaacacacacacacacacacgtaatAGGACTAGCAAAAATTGTCATGTTCTACTAACTATGGATGAATGACAATGGAAGTACTTCATCCAAGGCCGTCCTTGCCCTTGCCGTCTTCGTTGTATAAGTAAAGGTCGAAAATGGTTCAAGGCAGATATGCTAACTATCGGAGCTGTCCGATCCGTTGtcgtcctcctcattctcctctttGGGAGGGGGGGGCTCCTCATTCTCCTCTTCTGGGATGGGGGGTGGAGTCCGGCCATGACGCGCGGACCGCCCGGCTTTGCTCCCTTGCAAGGGCGTGTGTCGTCCTCCCTTGCAGCTTCTCGATGATGTGGGCATGGAGGGCCTCCGAGTTGTTGTCCAAGGCGGCGTGCGACTCTGCCTCCATGGTGTCGGTCTCTAGGGATGTCATggcttgttgagccttgttccttGCACGACGAGCATGCCACTCCTCCTGGCCGGTTGGGCTGTGACACATGCAAGCGTTGACTTCACACTCAGAGCCTGATGCCACAAAGACAAGGTGCCACTAAAGAGGGTGCGTTGCCAACTCGTGGTTGCGGCGTCCGATGGGGCCGCAGTCACGTGCCGCTCACCACCAGCCTCGATGGATCCAACTGTCATTTGGCCGGACGCAATAGATTCCCGCCAGATCGACTCGGACCGCGGTCGGGCGCAATCATCTCGGGAGCAATATAGAGCCAATCAGACGGCCATCTCCTCGTCCCCGCATAGGACGAGGTCCCAGTTAACAAATCGGGAGACCTCGAAGTCGGATCCACTGCCCATCATGGGAGAGAAGGTCGTACATCGCCATACATGAGCTTAGGGCGGAGTGGAGTGGCTAGAGTTTGGTCCGAAATGCGGACAAAGACAAATATATACTGGGCGGGTGAGCCATGGTGGGTAGGATCTGACATGACAAACACGTCCGAACGCGTCCGGGCATCGCCATATCCGTCCCACATATGAGTTGGGTATGGAGGTTGCATGTCTGCGCGGACATTTGGTTTATGTTTGGAGCAGCCTATTGGTTGACTTTTTTTCTGTCTAGGCAATGTATGGACAGGTCGTCTGAGCGTTTCTAGCTGATACAAGGCGTCCGATTGTATACGAAGGACTTACATCCTATTTCGGTCATATAGGAAAATCGTGTGTGCATGTGTGATTGTTTTACTTTAATTGTCTTGGCATGGAAATTATCAGAAACGggttttttgttttaaaaaatatCACAAAAATAGTTGCATGCATGGATTTAAGATCACGCATGCAATATGCAGGGTGGGCCCAGCATGCAGCGGTTATCAGTTGGCTGATGGGACAACGTCGTTGGTACAGAACTTCGGATATGACAGCCCACTCATGTGATCCCACATTTGAGTCGGCCGAATTACAGACGACGTCGGTTCTATCGTTCATCCGATGTGGCACAGTGGGCCACAAATTGGTTGGGAGAACTAACCCTAAGCATGTTAGACTGGGGATCTTGGAGCGATCGAACGACAAGGATGAGGGCACATGAGCTCGGGCTCATATTAGCATTTACAATATCTTCACTTCTAACGGAAAGCAGAACCCAACGCTTTGTTGAGACACCCCCAATATACGGACGTGTAAACCATCTCTACAACACCCACCCACACTCGAATAAGTTAGCcacattttaaatatttttatttgagGAAGTTATCCAAATGCCCATTAAATAACCATTGACTTGTATGGAAGGAACCACGATCTGATCTCCTAATGAGAACCAAAAACTAACCCAAGACTTTGTAGCATTGGTGTCTGCATCCATCTCGCTAGCTCTGGTCAAGGCCCAGTGCTAGCCTCCACCAGATCACATCCATGGCACGGGACAACTTAccaatgatcatgaacacattgctcgGCGACAACGTGGAGTGATGAGCATGGCCGGTTCAGACAGTGGCAGTTCCCACTGGAAGCACAAGTCAGGATAGGCCTATTTGCAATTTGGGCTTTTCTAGTACTTTTGAGgttagtcccccccccccccattgtgGGCCAAATCTAAACCATAGGGGTCGTTCTGTGCAAGTCAGCTGAGCACAAAACACACAAGTCACATAGAAGTAGGAGTTTACATATGTGGCTAATTACTAGTTCCAGGCTTAAGTCCATCGATCCTTTCCTTTTTTGGTTTTGATCCGCCGCCTCCATCCTGATGGAATTCATCTCCCAGCCGCCGAGGAACATGGCGCAAGGTAGCTGCTGCAGCCGAGCAGATTCACCTCTGCAACGACAACTAGCCGATTAACTGCTGAGGACATAACAGCCTCTCAGTTTTAGTCTTTAGTCTCAGCAGTAAATTGTTTTCCTTTTCTACTTGTACTTTTTTTATCCGGATCATACATGCTATCAAGTTATCTGCCAAAGATATTTTGACTTGTCATCCTCCTGGTAAAAAGTATCAAGTAGACCAACATGATATTCTTCCTTCTATTTGTTTAACTTAACGTGAAAAATGATTTGCACTGCGCTTGCAGGAATACTAAGTACTTCAATTTGATATCGGCAAAAGAATGCTTAATATTTGTACGAAATTTTAAACATTCACTCTTCTACTGTGGCAATTTCCGTTGCTGTTTGTTTAATCCTTTGAAGTCAGAATAGACTCGTTTGTTCAATAAATGCTGCTCCCATGTAAACACTTATTTAATCACAACCAATTGTTTGTTTGTTCTTTCAGATTCATGGAgtaaaaaatgtttcagtttggaGGAAGGATAAACATAAGAGGCAGCTCAATGTGTTTCGCTTGAAGGACAAGAACAATCTGCTGGCTAGTTAAATTACTAGATGGACTCCTTTACTTGACAGTATAATAGGAACTGTGTAgacatgctcatgctcaagtgTATTTGTAATAACGTTTCACAAGGAATAAACATGTGGGCTTTTGCTACAATTGCATATGACaaattatatttatttatttaatgacAGTTATAACACCTTTGACACCGGCGGTATGTGCTCTCTACTACTCAATGCATATACTTTTTAACTCAAATTATGGATGTATTTTCGAATTCAAGCAGGTTGATTTGAATTTGAGTTTGCCATGTAGCAATGGTTTAATTACCATGTCTATCAACCGATTCTGCGGTTGTCAAACACCCGTCTCAAATGTTTTGAAACGAAGGCTATGGCAACACCTTAGACGGGTGCAAAAACTATATCTAGCACCTGTAGCCACAGTTTTACCCGTTGCTACATTACTATAAAACCGCCTCAACCTCCTATATACCTAAATAGTTCATGCTCACTACCTCTATTATATTAACATGTACACATGCCACCTCATCAGAGGCACACCACAACATGCATAAGAAAAAGTTTCCATTATTAGTTGATCCCATTAACACATCCCACCCCACCACACATGCCACCTCATCTAGGCTCCACTCAATATACATGGGAAAAAAATTCCATCATATTATGCCACTTATACTAAAAAAAATTGACTACACAATAATCAAATACGATATATaatatttattttaaaatttagtTCATATATTAGTAATTCAACTATGGATGTTTCATACAATCAAATCACTGAATATATTGCAACCGATTCTGGCAGCAATGTGCGGGGCGCCAAAGAGAAAACTCCAGGAGCAGAATGTTGCAGATGCAAAGTAAGACAGATAGGATTATGTAAACAGCAGGATACCTCAATAGCACAAATAGGAAACAAGTCAGGATCACCATAACCATCTTCTGTGGCACCAATTTGCATTCCTGATGTCTTGTGTGCTTTACCCTGGATGAAGAGACATTTATGCACACAATTAAATTAATGCCACATCGCAGCATCTACATTTCATATATAACGGGCAATACCTTTGCATGAGGCCTTGATTGATGCTTCACTTTCATTCTCTTTGTATCAAcaatattcttcaaatcttccaCTTCGTGTAAAAGTTGGTCATCATCACTGCCCTTGCTGTCCGTCACAGTCCCATCAGCCTTTAGTGTCACTTGTGAACATGACAACAGTGCTTTCCTTATGCGCATGCGCCATCTAACATTGTGAATCAATTTCGTATGAGGTTGACAGGACCAATTTCTGTGCATGCCCAACTAATAGACATGTTTGGGTAATCATAATCTAGAGGTAAATTACAAGACAGGAAAGGAACTGAAGAAATATACTTACTTCAAGAGATGATTGTAGCCATTTTCACGCAGCACAAACAAATATTCACAAAGGTCTTTT
This window encodes:
- the LOC123428032 gene encoding uncharacterized protein LOC123428032 isoform X2, coding for MQQIYFLPNTCATATWTPAAMRKSRTNLRDGVPGAANKKSDLRKVATLRHRWRNAARKLRFVLHMPWRGCKEKGHHRHQSSLREDQLTSSRLSEEEWILLCGVRIDAAAPGRTLCPNYASALEKTIRCFAKDPGMARAS
- the LOC123428032 gene encoding uncharacterized protein LOC123428032 isoform X1 — its product is MQQIYFLPNTCATATWTPAAMRKSRTNLRDGVPGAANKKSDLRKVATLRHRWRNAARKLRFVLHMPWRGCKEKGHHRHQSSLREDQLTSSRLSEEEWILLCGVRIDAAAPGRTLCPNYASALEKTIRCFAKDPGEDVTVPTLGTSFDSLWEANDFYNLYSLENMFGIRYGKSKLNVDRTKCMQEIVCGCMGKAIVENTRSCRF